The Streptomyces sp. NBC_01268 genome segment ACCGACATCCGCTGGCACGACCCGCACTTCCGTACCGGCTACGACAAGTGGCTGGCCTACGGCCAGGCGAAGACCGCCAACGCACTGTTCGCCGTACACCTCGACGCCCTCGGACGCGACGACGGTGTCCGAGCGTTCGCCCTCCACCCCGGAAAGATCCTCACCGGCCTCCAGCGGGAGATGAGTCTCCAGGAGCAGATGGACCGCGGATGGGTGGACGAGCACGGCAACGTGATCGACACCCACTTCAAGACCCCCTCCCAGGGCGCCGCCACCGGCCTGTGGGCAGCCACGTCACCGCTCCTCGACGCCCTCGGCGGCCTCTACCTGGAGGACTGCGACGTCGCACGCGTCTCCGCGCCCGAGCAGCCCATGGACGACGGCGGCGTCCGCGACTACGCCGTCTCCCCCGACGCCGCCGCCCGGCTCTGGGAGTTGTCCCTGGCGGCGACCGGCACCGCCCCGATCTGCGGCTGACGTAGGTGACCCGGTGCAGGACCCGCCGGCTCGGGGGCTTGGCGGAGCTCTGGGACCAGCACCGCCCGGCCCTTCGCGTCGTAGACCTCCTTGCCGTCGGCGTCCCGGCGCTGCAGGTCCGTCCGCTTCACGGGGCCGAGGTGACCGTGACACCCGACGAGAGCGTCGTACCGGAGGCGGGCCGGTCCTTCCCGTTCCGTCACCACGGGCGTGCCGCCGGCTCCGTCACCGTGACTCGCCTTCCCGGCTGGGACAGGCCCTACTGGCGTCATGCGGCCGGCGGAGCTGTGGGGCTCCCGTGCGGGGTGGTGCGGAGCAGGAGCAGGGCGGTGTCGTCGGTGTAGCGGCCTGTGGGCCAGGCGTGGTCCAGGAGGTGGTCGATCAGGTGCTCGACGTCCTCGTCGTGTCGGCGGGCGAGGTGGTCGGCGAGGTCGATGGCGTTCCGGTCGGGGTCGGTGCCGGGCACCTCCACGAGTCCGTCGGTGTAGAGCGCGAGGGTGCTCCCCGGCGGGATCGCGAAGCGGGTGACGGGGTAGGTCGTGGCGACGTCGACGCCGAGCGGGGGCGCGGGGTCGATCCCGACGACGATGCCCGACTGCCCCGGCCGGTGCAGGAGGGGCGGCGGGTGGCCGGCACTGGCCAGCGTGGTCCGCCCGTGGGCGAGGTCGATGCGGGCGTAGAGCGTGGAGACCAGGAGGTCGGTGCCCAGGTCCATCAGGACGCGGTTGGTGTGGGCCAGGACCTGGTCCGGCGGGGCGCCGGCGGTGGCGCGGACCGCCGTGCGCACCTGTCCCATCAGCGCGGCGGCGGAGACGTTGTGGCCTTGGACGTCGCCGATGACGGCGGCGACGGTGGTGGCGTCGAGGCGGATGACGTCGTAGAAGTCGCCGCCGATGTCCATGCCGCGGCTGGCGGGCAGGTAGCGGGCGGCCATCGTGAGGCCGGGTACGGACGGCAGGCTGTGCGGCAGGAGCGTTTCCTGGAGGCCGAGGGCGAGGCCGTGCACGGCGTCGTAGAGCCGGGCCCGGTCCAGTGCCTGGGCGATCAGGCCGGCGAGGGACGTGAGGATGGCCCGCTCGTCGGCGGTGAACGTGTGCGGTCGGTCGTAGGACAGGACGCAGCAGCCGACGGGGCGGCCGGAGATGAGCAGGGGCAGGAAGGCCCAGGCGCGTTTGGCGCTGAGCGCGGGGGCCTGGGGGAACTCGCGGGCCAGCTCCTCGACTCCGGCGAAGAAGGACGGGATGCCGGTGGACAGCACGTGCCCGGCCGGCGTGACGTCGGTGTCCAGGGGCAGGCCGTCGAGGCGTTCGATGGACTGCTGGTCGTAGCCGTGCCAACCGGTGATCTTCAGGCGGCCCGCCTCGGCCGCGGAGAGGACCAGGCCGTCCGCGCCGAAGGCGGGCAGGACCTGGCCGGCGATCGCTTCGACGACGTCGCTGACGGCCACGGTCTCGGTGAGGGCGGACGCCAGGTGGAGGAGCTGGTAGAGGCGGCCAGTGTGGGCGGGCGGGGACGCCGTGGGCGCGCGTTCGGACGGGCGGGCGGACTCGGGCCCGTCGCCGGCGGGGGCGGGGGCTGGGGTGATGCGGACGCTGATGCCGCTGGCGTCCGGGTAGAGCTGGAAGCGGAGCCGGTGGTCCAGGGGGTCGAGGGCGGTGAACTCGACCGGTTCGCGGCTGATGACGGCGGTGCGGTAGGGGTCCTCGACCGCGGGCTGGTCCAGCCAGGGCAGGGACTGCCAGGGCCGCGTCCCCAGCAGCCGGTCGGCGGCCCGGCCGAGCAGGACGGCCGCCGCGCCGTTCACGAACGTGATCCGGCCTTCCAGGTCCAGGGCCAGGGTGCCCTCGGGCAGCCGCTCGGCATAGTCCGCGGCCGCGTGCGGGTCCGGGACCGCGAACGGGTGGGGTTCCGTGAGCGACACCCGGTGGGGCTGCGCGGGCGCCTGTGGCGGCTCCGGGGACTGGTCGAGGGCGTGGGCGATGCCTCGGGCCTCGGCGGATATGTGGCCCCGCTCGCGGCGGCCGGCGTGCTCCGGGTGGGAGGCCGGCCACAGCAGGACCAGACCTCCCCAGCGGCGGAAGCGGCCGGACAGCGGCGTGGCCGCGAGGGCGAAGCGGTACGGCAGGCTGGCCGCGACCCGCGGGTACGCACGGGCCATGTCCTCCTGGGACCCGACCCACACCAGGCGCTCCTCCCGGACGGCCACGCAGATCGGGGCGGCGGTGTCCAGCGGGATCCGGTGCCAGGGCCAGGCCACCTCCTCCGGGAGTCCGCACAGCACCGCCAGGACGAGCGTCTGCGTGGCCTCGTCCAGCAGGT includes the following:
- a CDS encoding GAF domain-containing SpoIIE family protein phosphatase, with amino-acid sequence MRAAVPGFGDQPGTTGLLGTALVDTVRRTGASAGVLYLLDEATQTLVLAVLCGLPEEVAWPWHRIPLDTAAPICVAVREERLVWVGSQEDMARAYPRVAASLPYRFALAATPLSGRFRRWGGLVLLWPASHPEHAGRRERGHISAEARGIAHALDQSPEPPQAPAQPHRVSLTEPHPFAVPDPHAAADYAERLPEGTLALDLEGRITFVNGAAAVLLGRAADRLLGTRPWQSLPWLDQPAVEDPYRTAVISREPVEFTALDPLDHRLRFQLYPDASGISVRITPAPAPAGDGPESARPSERAPTASPPAHTGRLYQLLHLASALTETVAVSDVVEAIAGQVLPAFGADGLVLSAAEAGRLKITGWHGYDQQSIERLDGLPLDTDVTPAGHVLSTGIPSFFAGVEELAREFPQAPALSAKRAWAFLPLLISGRPVGCCVLSYDRPHTFTADERAILTSLAGLIAQALDRARLYDAVHGLALGLQETLLPHSLPSVPGLTMAARYLPASRGMDIGGDFYDVIRLDATTVAAVIGDVQGHNVSAAALMGQVRTAVRATAGAPPDQVLAHTNRVLMDLGTDLLVSTLYARIDLAHGRTTLASAGHPPPLLHRPGQSGIVVGIDPAPPLGVDVATTYPVTRFAIPPGSTLALYTDGLVEVPGTDPDRNAIDLADHLARRHDEDVEHLIDHLLDHAWPTGRYTDDTALLLLRTTPHGSPTAPPAA